One part of the Mariniblastus fucicola genome encodes these proteins:
- a CDS encoding YkgJ family cysteine cluster protein, with the protein MAKKPTEELWYKDGLKFKCSGCGDCCTGAPGFVWVNKEEIEALAKATEMEVEEFEEYFVRKIGIRKSLKEFPNGDCVFFDGANRNCNVYGARPRQCKTWPFWDSNLKSEETWAETCEGCKGSGVGKLYSLEEIETQRKVMKL; encoded by the coding sequence GTGGCCAAGAAACCAACTGAAGAACTCTGGTACAAAGATGGCTTGAAATTCAAATGTTCTGGCTGCGGCGACTGCTGCACCGGTGCTCCGGGATTCGTATGGGTCAACAAGGAAGAAATCGAGGCGCTTGCCAAGGCGACCGAAATGGAAGTCGAAGAGTTCGAGGAATACTTCGTTCGCAAGATCGGGATTCGCAAAAGCCTGAAAGAGTTTCCAAACGGTGACTGCGTTTTCTTCGACGGTGCGAACCGCAATTGTAACGTTTACGGTGCTCGACCAAGACAGTGCAAGACGTGGCCGTTCTGGGATAGCAATCTCAAGTCCGAGGAAACGTGGGCGGAGACCTGTGAGGGTTGTAAAGGCAGCGGCGTCGGCAAACTGTATTCGCTGGAAGAGATCGAAACGCAGCGGAAAGTCATGAAGCTGTGA
- a CDS encoding transposase — protein MPNHWRFVVQPNVDNQVSEFFRRLKVTHTMRWHSHCQTSGTGHLYQGRFKSFPVQDDRHLLRVMRYVERNALRANLVELAEEWKCKMLEVLGSRIRKHL, from the coding sequence ATGCCCAACCACTGGCGTTTCGTCGTGCAGCCTAACGTTGACAATCAGGTCAGCGAGTTCTTTCGGCGACTTAAGGTCACTCACACAATGCGCTGGCACTCGCACTGCCAAACCAGCGGCACCGGACATCTCTATCAGGGACGATTCAAGTCCTTCCCGGTTCAGGACGACCGGCATCTGTTGCGGGTGATGCGCTACGTGGAACGCAATGCTTTGCGAGCTAACCTCGTGGAATTGGCAGAAGAATGGAAGTGCAAGATGCTGGAGGTGCTTGGCTCGAGAATCAGGAAACATTTGTGA
- a CDS encoding GNAT family N-acetyltransferase translates to MNISIRPSQQEEAGLIYQLRSDTRLRDMQYQPSWREYPELYVEVSLAFADQSEPAFRCWTVLIDGEFGGHISETLNQSTPDGVTISLGWNIVPEEWGKGIAPYAVRIFLNQKFECEKPVQFVAMCFESNSRCRRVLDKLGFVAESPTLRERLNNWLRTFGRHRLTKYRLTHEEWKAIHSTAG, encoded by the coding sequence ATGAACATCTCGATTCGGCCATCTCAACAGGAAGAGGCTGGCTTAATCTACCAACTGCGGTCCGACACCAGATTGCGGGACATGCAATACCAACCTTCGTGGCGAGAGTATCCCGAACTTTACGTCGAGGTTTCACTGGCGTTTGCAGATCAGTCAGAACCTGCTTTTAGATGTTGGACAGTTCTGATCGATGGTGAGTTTGGCGGGCACATTAGCGAAACGTTAAATCAGTCTACTCCTGACGGCGTCACGATATCACTCGGATGGAACATTGTTCCGGAAGAATGGGGTAAGGGTATTGCGCCTTACGCTGTTCGAATCTTTCTGAATCAAAAATTTGAGTGCGAAAAACCTGTTCAATTCGTCGCGATGTGCTTTGAATCGAATTCGCGTTGCAGACGCGTTCTTGATAAACTGGGGTTTGTCGCGGAATCCCCCACACTTCGCGAGAGGCTCAACAATTGGCTGCGGACATTCGGTCGACATCGATTGACCAAATACCGGTTAACGCATGAAGAATGGAAAGCAATTCACTCGACTGCTGGATAA
- a CDS encoding PhoH family protein produces the protein MHHKIFVLDTNVILHDARCIDHFDEHDVVIPITVLEEIDKFKRGNEDIHFQARRFMRHLDELTDSVLDVEGVPRGEGLGNLRIVLTPHIDSHIESAFISDVPDHRILNTAYLLQQEHPQQKVVLVSKDINLRMKAKSVGLVAEDYEADKIRDFEGLYTGKRLIEGITTEEIEPFFDGIGLVEKDLVKSVEAPIANENFILRNGSKSALATYLSDERSYRRVNKVSAYGIQPRNAEQTFALRALLDPNLNLVTVTGKAGTGKTLLALAAALETKPKYRQIMLARPIVPLSNQDLGFLPGDIQAKLDPYMQPLFDNLNVIRHQFGRNEQNATRIEEMLEEEQLVITPLSYIRGRSLQKMFFIIDEAQNLTPHEVKTIITRAGEGTKIVLTGDLNQIDQPYLDSMSNGLSHLINRMTGQSIYAHVTLEKGERSPLADLASELL, from the coding sequence ATGCACCACAAGATTTTCGTGCTGGACACCAATGTTATTCTTCACGATGCAAGATGCATCGATCACTTCGATGAACATGACGTGGTGATTCCGATCACCGTGCTTGAAGAAATCGACAAATTCAAACGCGGCAACGAAGACATTCACTTTCAGGCCCGGCGATTCATGCGGCACCTCGACGAGCTGACCGACTCGGTGCTGGATGTGGAAGGCGTGCCTCGCGGCGAAGGGTTGGGAAATCTTCGAATCGTTTTGACGCCGCACATCGACAGTCATATTGAGTCCGCGTTTATTAGCGACGTTCCTGACCATCGAATTCTCAACACGGCTTACCTCTTGCAGCAGGAACATCCGCAGCAAAAAGTTGTGTTGGTTTCCAAAGACATCAATTTGCGGATGAAGGCCAAGTCGGTCGGTCTGGTCGCTGAAGATTATGAAGCGGACAAGATTCGCGACTTCGAAGGATTGTATACCGGCAAACGTCTGATCGAAGGAATCACGACCGAAGAAATTGAGCCGTTCTTTGACGGCATCGGTCTGGTCGAAAAAGATTTGGTCAAAAGCGTCGAGGCTCCGATAGCGAATGAGAATTTCATTTTGCGAAACGGTTCCAAGTCGGCGTTGGCGACTTATCTTTCAGATGAACGCAGCTACCGGCGAGTCAACAAAGTTTCGGCTTACGGAATCCAGCCTCGCAACGCGGAACAGACTTTCGCGCTAAGAGCGTTGCTTGATCCGAACCTGAATCTCGTGACCGTGACGGGCAAAGCTGGAACGGGCAAGACGCTGTTGGCTCTTGCGGCGGCTCTCGAAACAAAACCGAAGTATCGACAGATCATGCTGGCCCGTCCGATCGTGCCGTTATCGAATCAGGATTTGGGTTTCCTGCCTGGCGACATTCAAGCCAAGCTTGATCCATACATGCAACCGCTGTTTGACAACCTGAATGTGATTCGCCACCAGTTTGGTCGCAACGAACAGAACGCGACACGGATTGAAGAGATGCTGGAGGAAGAGCAACTGGTGATCACGCCGCTGTCTTACATTCGCGGACGAAGTTTGCAGAAAATGTTCTTCATCATCGACGAAGCCCAGAACCTGACGCCGCATGAAGTAAAGACGATCATTACGCGAGCAGGCGAAGGGACGAAGATTGTGTTGACGGGTGATCTGAACCAAATCGACCAGCCGTATCTCGATTCGATGTCCAATGGCCTGAGTCATCTGATCAATCGAATGACCGGGCAATCGATTTATGCTCACGTGACACTGGAAAAAGGCGAGCGATCTCCGCTGGCGGATTTGGCCAGCGAGTTGTTGTAG